The DNA sequence tttgctcaaatccctcaatttcagtcagaatttacctgaaatcacagaaaaacacacaaactcatagtaaagtccagaaatgtgaatttaacataaaaactaatgaaaacatccctaaaagtagctcaaacttactaaaaactatataaaaacaatgccaaaaagcatataaattatccgctcatcactgacCTTGGACAACCCGTTTTCTGAGGAAATCACGAATTTCCAAATGCCAAACCTTTCACACTCCCTTCCTCTCTTGAGCCATATAAGGGGATTGGTGACCCCGGGCtcacataaaaaaatttcaatctatgatttttttaatggaCTTAACAACGATTCTGTGCTTTGCAGAGCTTTCCCTACTTATCTAGACAGGGCTGCCTACTTTGGTTTTCGAAATTATCTGCAGGATCAATCGCTTTCTTCGAAGATCTGGCTAGGTCTTTCATCGACTACTTTGCAGCAGCTCGGATCTATGTACATGGATCAGACTATCTCAGCACCATCTGCAGGACCCACAAGAAAGCTTAAAAGATTATATGACCAGGTTCACAGATGCCATCATGGAAATACCTGACCTGAACCCTGTCGTCCACCTACATGCCCTCAAAGCCGGACTCAGGCCCAGAAAGTTCAGAGAAATAATCgcagctaccaagccaaaaACACTGGACGAATTCCGGGAAAGAGCAGCAGGACAAATGGAGATCGAAGAACTCCAAGAGGCCGACAAAACCGAAAGGAGACCACGAAAAGAGAACAACAGACCCTCCAGATCGGCGAACACTAGAGACCTCGTCAAGCCATTCAAGCTCGTCCCAAAATTTGATAACTACACCAGATTCAATACGAAGAGAGAAAAGATAATcaaaaaaatactcaatgccAAGATTATAAAACCACCAACCAGAGCGGGGAGCTACCAAGATCAGCGATTCGTCGACAAAAGCAAGCACTGTGCCTTCCACCAGAAATACGGGCACACAACTGATGAGTGTGTAATAGCTAAGGATCTGCTGGAAAGATTAGCTCGCCAAGGCCTCCTAGATAAATAC is a window from the Arachis stenosperma cultivar V10309 chromosome 3, arast.V10309.gnm1.PFL2, whole genome shotgun sequence genome containing:
- the LOC130965818 gene encoding uncharacterized protein LOC130965818, giving the protein MTRFTDAIMEIPDLNPVVHLHALKAGLRPRKFREIIAATKPKTLDEFRERAAGQMEIEELQEADKTERRPRKENNRPSRSANTRDLVKPFKLVPKFDNYTRFNTKREKIIKKILNAKIIKPPTRAGSYQDQRFVDKSKHCAFHQKYGHTTDECVIAKDLLERLARQGLLDKYIEGRKHKNNNRDRDERRQTSESKEDNKWPHNTPPKAIINCISGGFAGGGETTSARKRSYRAMLAIEGTMPLNNKDDPDLQITFSQADISSAAPNLDDLVVISIQTVDCPSPYNVILERPTLNMFRAVVSTYHLCVKFQAQDGHIVTLHSDR